One window of the Haloarcula halobia genome contains the following:
- a CDS encoding AAA family ATPase produces MRNAPARTHHREHPEHTHETIDFEDGETLIYGKNGAGKSTIFRSVFGGLFPQSGKHEIGADFNLADFVRHNEDQGRIELTFEAGGQDYTVEWVIDADGSTDSCELQSEALTEPVSGVRKVENTISQDLLGMDASSFVSSVYVQQGDIARLVHADEDTRKEILDGLLGLSRVDDLIDRAVKARREAKNKRDEAKNRLAEARDQLDDLPDKDTLQAEIAELSEQIDEKAAEIEGYEDDIEEIDEQLEDWREQLETVDDLKDDREELADELEEKRGEYESLGEDLEEAKENKETAEQQQTEARERISELDNAIDTYDLSSVEAAEAALEDIESELSDEQEEKAGIDADLRNAKQEVERLEGEKDEREEDLDDVEGEFEQLEEDLEAEREEKERLESEIAEAEDEAEAAVDEVRARTADLPVPEDAALETLRDDEIPDARDDLADEREELGNKIGRLQTKEEQLSDLGDDGICPVCGAEHEGGHTADGQSVEQALTDTQSDIEDLHEKRERLSEQRDALSDLREDVNNALAKQEAVEDLEDDLEDIQEEIERLEGELEDQEAAVEEAKEELEAAREELADAQDSVEELEGDLEEVENQIEELQGIKEPVEEACEKYEKIEDLAGDIDQYEQDIEHAREMRRKLSRTSTTSKTRSKR; encoded by the coding sequence ATGCGTAATGCTCCTGCGCGAACTCACCATCGAGAACATCCAGAGCACACGCACGAAACGATCGACTTCGAGGACGGCGAGACGCTCATTTACGGGAAGAACGGCGCCGGGAAATCGACGATTTTCCGGAGCGTGTTCGGCGGACTCTTCCCCCAGAGCGGCAAGCACGAGATTGGGGCGGACTTCAATCTCGCTGACTTCGTCCGCCATAACGAAGATCAGGGCCGCATTGAGCTCACGTTCGAAGCCGGTGGGCAGGACTACACCGTCGAGTGGGTCATCGACGCCGATGGCAGCACGGATTCCTGTGAACTCCAGTCGGAAGCACTAACCGAACCAGTATCCGGTGTTCGGAAGGTCGAGAACACAATTAGCCAAGATCTTCTCGGGATGGATGCGTCGTCGTTCGTCAGCAGCGTCTACGTCCAGCAGGGTGACATTGCGCGTCTCGTTCACGCTGACGAAGACACCCGGAAGGAGATTCTTGACGGCCTCCTCGGTCTGAGTCGCGTCGATGACTTGATTGACCGCGCAGTCAAGGCGCGCAGGGAGGCGAAAAACAAGCGTGACGAGGCGAAGAACCGCCTTGCAGAGGCGCGTGACCAGCTCGATGACCTTCCTGATAAAGACACCCTCCAAGCGGAGATTGCTGAACTAAGCGAGCAAATCGACGAGAAGGCAGCCGAGATTGAGGGGTATGAAGACGACATTGAGGAGATCGATGAGCAGTTAGAGGACTGGCGCGAGCAACTCGAGACAGTTGACGACCTGAAGGACGACCGCGAAGAACTGGCAGACGAGCTGGAAGAGAAACGCGGCGAATACGAGTCCCTCGGCGAAGACTTGGAAGAAGCGAAGGAGAACAAAGAGACGGCCGAACAGCAACAGACGGAGGCACGTGAGCGAATCTCAGAACTCGACAATGCCATTGATACATACGACTTGTCTTCAGTTGAGGCGGCCGAAGCGGCGCTCGAAGACATCGAATCAGAGCTGAGCGACGAGCAGGAAGAAAAAGCAGGCATCGATGCCGACCTCCGAAACGCGAAGCAGGAGGTTGAGCGTCTGGAGGGTGAGAAAGACGAGCGCGAAGAAGACTTGGACGATGTCGAAGGCGAATTCGAGCAGCTCGAAGAGGATCTGGAAGCAGAGCGTGAGGAGAAAGAACGGCTGGAGTCAGAGATTGCAGAAGCCGAGGACGAAGCTGAAGCCGCAGTTGACGAGGTTCGAGCACGAACTGCTGACCTCCCCGTCCCAGAGGATGCTGCGTTGGAAACGCTTCGTGACGACGAAATCCCAGACGCACGTGACGATTTGGCCGACGAGCGCGAAGAACTCGGGAACAAGATTGGGCGCCTCCAGACTAAAGAAGAACAACTGAGCGACCTCGGCGACGATGGCATCTGCCCGGTTTGTGGCGCTGAACATGAGGGTGGACACACAGCCGACGGCCAGAGCGTCGAGCAGGCGCTCACTGACACGCAGTCGGACATCGAAGACCTACACGAGAAACGCGAACGACTGAGTGAGCAACGAGACGCGCTCTCAGACCTCCGAGAGGATGTCAACAACGCGCTGGCAAAGCAAGAAGCCGTTGAGGACCTGGAGGATGACTTAGAGGATATACAAGAGGAAATCGAGCGCTTGGAGGGTGAACTTGAAGACCAAGAGGCAGCAGTCGAGGAGGCAAAAGAAGAACTCGAAGCGGCCCGAGAAGAGCTAGCAGACGCTCAGGACAGCGTCGAAGAGCTCGAGGGAGATCTGGAAGAGGTCGAGAATCAGATCGAGGAGCTTCAGGGCATCAAAGAGCCCGTCGAGGAAGCCTGCGAGAAATACGAGAAGATCGAGGACCTCGCGGGAGACATCGACCAATATGAGCAAGATATCGAACACGCCCGCGAAATGCGGCGCAAGCTCTCGAGGACATCGACGACCTCGAAGACGAGAT
- a CDS encoding DNA repair exonuclease, translating into MTRILHVSDTHLGKRQYGDDTRREDFADAFDAAIDLAIGEQVDAVIHTGDLFDDPQPGVPDVNRCLDTLAKLNDAGIPFYGIVGNHERKLDEQWLDLIDRFDLVHHLDETPILVNDDVALYGIDAIRAPSWNTYEFKLEEPPASADVTIVCMHHLFEELVPPQQANYELQEVIDRLYITPTAIALGDYHGYTEETVDGVQAFYPGSTERCSTKESAPRGALMLEVESGDLEIRRRTLDTPAGEAPRDFLQVPVQFGEQDGLGLVEQRLDEALSPDEVLDEQLVVVELHGDDTTVSQRDVYELVDSRGAGVVHVQDKRRASVDLDFEGGETDVADIQSLIDETISELDIQPTSSRIEEVVRATDATKESHVRNDVAEILEEEREAQFDDIEDGQQTEGDA; encoded by the coding sequence ATGACTCGTATCCTCCACGTTAGCGACACGCACCTCGGGAAACGCCAATACGGCGATGACACCCGTCGAGAGGACTTCGCTGACGCTTTCGACGCAGCGATCGACCTCGCCATCGGTGAACAGGTAGATGCCGTCATCCACACGGGCGACTTATTCGATGACCCACAGCCAGGCGTCCCAGATGTGAACCGGTGTCTCGACACGCTCGCCAAACTGAACGACGCCGGCATCCCCTTCTACGGAATCGTCGGAAACCACGAACGCAAATTAGACGAGCAGTGGCTCGACCTCATCGACCGTTTTGACCTCGTTCACCATCTCGACGAGACACCAATCCTCGTGAACGACGACGTCGCCCTCTACGGTATCGACGCCATCCGGGCGCCATCCTGGAATACCTACGAGTTCAAGTTGGAGGAGCCACCGGCCTCAGCCGACGTGACTATCGTCTGTATGCATCACCTCTTCGAGGAACTTGTCCCGCCGCAACAGGCGAACTACGAACTCCAAGAGGTCATCGACCGACTGTATATCACTCCGACAGCGATCGCACTCGGCGACTATCACGGCTACACAGAGGAAACAGTAGACGGCGTCCAGGCGTTCTATCCCGGCTCGACCGAGCGCTGTTCCACAAAGGAATCAGCGCCACGGGGTGCCCTGATGCTCGAAGTCGAATCCGGTGACCTCGAGATCCGGCGACGTACACTCGATACTCCGGCGGGTGAAGCGCCACGTGACTTCCTCCAAGTCCCGGTGCAATTCGGCGAACAGGATGGCCTCGGACTCGTCGAGCAACGCCTTGACGAAGCGCTCAGCCCCGACGAGGTCCTCGACGAGCAGCTTGTCGTCGTCGAACTACACGGGGACGACACGACGGTTTCCCAGCGAGATGTCTACGAGCTGGTTGACTCTCGGGGCGCTGGCGTCGTCCACGTCCAAGACAAACGCCGCGCAAGCGTCGATCTCGACTTCGAAGGTGGGGAAACTGACGTCGCGGATATCCAATCACTCATCGACGAGACGATTAGCGAGTTAGACATCCAACCAACGAGTTCACGCATCGAGGAAGTCGTTCGGGCGACGGACGCAACCAAGGAATCCCACGTCCGGAATGATGTCGCAGAGATTCTCGAGGAAGAGCGCGAAGCACAGTTCGACGACATCGAGGACGGCCAGCAAACGGAGGGTGATGCGTAA
- a CDS encoding ATP-binding protein translates to MDSQADRSQFSDVPPSSERDAEQLIEEIRGYRQAQRTATPDEEVAKFQRMQERILESLDDASQVIPELLQNADDVGGDCTEATLQLTDDALVVTNHGERMTEAEIAALGEFTRSTKHDLSYIGHFGIGFKTVFSVTDSPRIETGYTSFKYDKSDSELPISDSGEYVDGTRIRLPFADDLSETRWETLRSKLESIDRLLPFLNNLESIRVEVDGETRIYERIETGGNTRTIQERVPEDNSVRTVARYRLFSESLTTDSEVFEMLADEREFNAADLEERNVELEVTVAIPVSDEGAPVSHQDSRLFCYFPASNDTLLPFDVQADFLLKSNREEIRPGHPLNERFLSVAGGLVETAISEFKADDIAPEALLELVPDLAEDRPSYLDPLLKRTRESVSRQEIVPVASGDVYRPEDVVILPEELRPLLPLGEFAQAYSDAEVHPEEDLEDRYYERLEVLDRTQSLSMAETLEELSDMDLLQSLEVSDIVELLAAVERYLDGLNSYREEEKAEIERTIAALESLPVFSFQGRTELEGRHTLTEAGDTIYRPARQDESVYEAFYDELDLLSGDLVAELRSQTISDTTTGRVQDLLADRLGIEELTHRDIVRDVINEAFSSPGELPDETLDDYLEYVRDHARRHLDASEIRLRANDGTYVEPESLYLPTAYNEGRYRSTLLFSTLSDKKAVSESYLERVSEETETDTESWRTFFVDLGVQNYIPVSKDADQCTKETFQSAAEIREFLTEHDDEGTDVRKDKDTVPYGGRGCSWMRSTDARHGLVDWAFSSSFEKRFQEVVKENPDLGAEFARMLDANWEEVYQDAAYREYYFSVSDNGYATRTETSKCPTTFTRFLRSTEWLPGEDGELYQPSHLFEHNSVTERADVTLLAESVADISSELYNLLNVRDDVGITEHKIGIEQAVAERTERDSDAVDSEIRSHLHSLADQVETASEDEKSQLSDELQDCPFIYIPEADPEFRTPERVAWSEGLGEYIVPINTYYRGLHDLLVEVLDIPPEPTLDTYIEFFQYADEQRWSAIEEAWREIVRRVVRDDSPEQDATDIATKLRETGLIPNANESLVPYDEIEYVARREGVTERLPDSIANAVAFPSYDQRFDRDEIIDSLTAILDADALEEAMEQTVTDPPYEEENRILYDDFAQSLEVGNSVLRDRDAMQAAERLVSVADYTLQQVTRITCEYRLKSQQRVDGHEVTVYIDEENEHILIKDAEAARLDLVDALAATLDLTGADKNAFVEFVKGAVGKPPELIDAYLEGEDISRIPIAADTTESSEAKKNEEVMRQTEEMAGDVEEETSQGANSGTLIDDTSDRSPEVEDTSIQVTNITTSSGSQDSVEMGDVTAEVEERDDTKKEGSSSEESTGTSFDEDDLSPTTPTDQGNSGGGGTRANTVGRQGEEFVMDYLKELLEEAFDANPESEEIQSGFCLRGEHDGETQEIQIAFVPDKSDPHCDILVTGASLRRKEDELLVESITANARALVEVKSAAAESRTFELSGLEHRDAQNHSGDYFIVRVVDTESEKRRVETVFDSVPELETRVTNDSRLKLENYTYNYSLVLSY, encoded by the coding sequence ATGGATTCACAGGCTGATAGAAGCCAATTTTCTGACGTACCTCCATCCTCTGAGCGCGACGCGGAGCAACTGATAGAGGAAATACGCGGATATCGGCAGGCTCAGCGTACGGCGACACCCGACGAGGAAGTTGCGAAGTTCCAACGGATGCAGGAAAGGATTTTGGAGAGTTTAGACGACGCCTCTCAGGTCATCCCCGAACTGCTACAAAATGCAGACGACGTGGGTGGAGACTGTACAGAGGCTACTCTACAGCTCACAGATGATGCATTGGTCGTTACCAACCACGGTGAGCGAATGACTGAAGCCGAAATCGCTGCGCTCGGGGAGTTCACAAGAAGCACCAAGCACGATCTTTCTTACATCGGCCATTTCGGTATCGGCTTCAAGACCGTTTTCAGTGTAACCGACAGTCCACGCATAGAAACCGGATACACGAGCTTCAAATACGACAAGTCGGATTCGGAGCTGCCGATTTCAGATTCAGGCGAGTACGTAGATGGTACGCGGATACGGCTTCCATTCGCTGACGACTTATCAGAGACGCGTTGGGAAACGCTCAGAAGCAAACTGGAATCGATAGACCGACTTCTGCCATTCCTGAATAATCTGGAATCCATTCGTGTTGAGGTTGATGGGGAAACCAGGATCTACGAACGTATTGAGACGGGAGGTAATACCCGCACTATTCAAGAACGAGTCCCGGAGGACAATTCCGTTCGTACCGTTGCCCGATATCGACTCTTCTCGGAATCATTAACGACCGATTCTGAGGTTTTTGAGATGTTGGCAGACGAACGAGAGTTCAACGCCGCAGATCTTGAGGAACGAAACGTAGAATTGGAGGTCACAGTCGCCATTCCGGTTTCCGATGAGGGTGCCCCAGTGTCACACCAAGATAGTCGGCTCTTCTGTTATTTCCCTGCCAGCAATGATACCCTTCTCCCGTTCGATGTTCAGGCTGATTTCCTATTGAAGTCTAATCGAGAAGAGATTCGTCCGGGACATCCGTTGAACGAACGGTTCCTCTCAGTAGCAGGGGGACTCGTTGAAACGGCAATCTCTGAATTCAAGGCTGATGATATTGCCCCTGAGGCATTGCTGGAACTGGTCCCGGACCTTGCAGAAGACCGGCCTTCCTATCTCGACCCGCTCCTAAAGCGAACCAGAGAATCTGTCTCAAGACAGGAAATCGTTCCTGTTGCATCTGGAGATGTCTACCGACCGGAAGACGTAGTGATCCTTCCAGAAGAGTTGCGCCCGCTTCTTCCGCTCGGTGAGTTTGCACAAGCGTATTCTGACGCTGAGGTCCACCCGGAAGAGGATCTTGAAGACCGATATTACGAACGCTTAGAGGTGCTGGACAGGACTCAATCGCTCTCGATGGCGGAAACGCTCGAGGAGCTTTCGGATATGGATCTCTTGCAGAGCCTCGAAGTGTCCGACATCGTTGAGCTCTTGGCCGCGGTCGAGAGGTATCTGGATGGTCTTAATTCGTATAGAGAGGAGGAAAAAGCGGAGATCGAGCGGACAATAGCCGCTTTGGAATCGCTGCCAGTATTTTCATTCCAAGGACGGACCGAGTTGGAGGGGCGACATACGCTGACCGAAGCAGGAGATACTATATATCGGCCAGCCCGACAGGATGAATCGGTTTACGAAGCGTTCTATGACGAGTTAGACCTGTTGAGTGGCGATTTGGTTGCAGAGCTGCGTTCTCAAACCATCTCAGACACAACGACAGGACGGGTTCAGGACCTGCTTGCGGATCGATTGGGTATTGAGGAACTCACTCATCGAGATATCGTTCGAGACGTCATCAACGAAGCGTTTTCGAGCCCCGGAGAGCTTCCCGATGAGACGTTAGATGATTACCTCGAGTACGTCCGTGACCATGCTCGAAGACATCTTGACGCTTCTGAGATCAGGCTACGAGCGAACGATGGCACGTATGTAGAGCCTGAATCACTCTATCTCCCAACCGCGTATAATGAAGGCCGCTACCGCTCAACTCTTCTCTTCAGTACTCTATCTGACAAAAAGGCTGTTAGTGAATCCTACCTTGAGCGAGTCTCCGAGGAAACAGAAACGGACACGGAGAGTTGGCGAACGTTCTTCGTTGATCTTGGAGTTCAGAACTATATTCCGGTTTCCAAAGACGCCGACCAGTGTACGAAAGAGACATTCCAGTCGGCCGCCGAGATTCGTGAATTCCTGACCGAACACGACGATGAAGGAACTGATGTCCGGAAAGACAAAGATACGGTTCCGTATGGTGGACGGGGCTGTTCTTGGATGCGTTCGACGGATGCTCGTCATGGACTCGTCGATTGGGCCTTTTCGAGTTCGTTCGAGAAACGGTTCCAGGAAGTGGTCAAGGAGAACCCGGACTTAGGGGCTGAATTCGCTAGGATGCTTGATGCGAATTGGGAAGAGGTCTACCAAGATGCTGCGTATCGGGAGTATTACTTCTCGGTCAGTGATAATGGATACGCGACGAGGACGGAGACAAGCAAGTGCCCGACGACGTTCACTCGCTTCCTACGATCTACCGAGTGGCTTCCTGGAGAGGATGGAGAACTCTATCAGCCGAGTCATCTATTTGAGCATAATTCTGTCACAGAACGAGCGGACGTAACGTTGCTCGCTGAGTCCGTTGCGGACATCTCATCGGAACTTTACAATCTATTGAACGTAAGAGATGATGTTGGGATCACTGAACATAAAATCGGCATTGAGCAGGCGGTTGCCGAGCGCACAGAACGAGATTCTGATGCGGTTGATTCTGAGATTCGATCGCATCTGCATTCTTTAGCCGATCAGGTAGAAACAGCTTCTGAGGACGAAAAATCGCAGTTATCCGATGAGCTTCAGGATTGTCCATTTATTTACATCCCTGAGGCGGATCCGGAATTCCGGACGCCCGAGCGAGTTGCATGGAGCGAGGGGTTGGGAGAGTATATCGTCCCAATCAACACCTACTACCGGGGTCTACACGATTTGCTGGTAGAGGTACTTGATATCCCGCCAGAGCCGACACTGGACACCTATATTGAGTTCTTCCAATACGCCGACGAGCAGCGTTGGTCGGCTATCGAGGAGGCGTGGCGCGAAATTGTTCGTCGGGTAGTCCGTGATGACTCTCCCGAGCAGGATGCCACGGATATTGCTACAAAGCTCAGGGAAACAGGCTTGATCCCAAATGCGAATGAGTCTCTTGTTCCGTACGACGAAATCGAGTATGTTGCTCGACGGGAAGGAGTAACTGAGAGACTCCCCGATTCAATAGCAAATGCTGTTGCGTTTCCTTCATACGACCAACGGTTCGATCGTGACGAGATAATTGACTCCTTGACGGCGATCCTTGATGCTGATGCATTGGAAGAGGCGATGGAGCAGACTGTCACAGATCCGCCATATGAAGAAGAAAATCGAATCCTGTACGATGATTTCGCCCAAAGTCTTGAGGTCGGGAACAGTGTCCTCAGGGATCGAGATGCGATGCAAGCGGCAGAACGTCTCGTTTCTGTCGCAGATTACACTCTTCAGCAGGTAACCCGCATCACCTGTGAATACCGTCTCAAAAGCCAACAGCGAGTAGACGGGCATGAAGTAACGGTCTACATAGATGAGGAGAATGAACATATCCTTATCAAGGATGCAGAGGCTGCTCGACTCGACCTCGTCGATGCGCTTGCAGCAACTCTTGACCTGACAGGCGCTGACAAGAACGCGTTTGTTGAATTTGTAAAGGGGGCTGTAGGTAAGCCTCCAGAGCTAATCGATGCATATCTGGAGGGTGAAGATATTTCACGGATCCCAATTGCCGCTGATACGACTGAAAGTTCAGAGGCGAAAAAGAACGAGGAGGTCATGCGGCAGACAGAGGAAATGGCTGGAGATGTTGAAGAAGAGACCAGCCAAGGGGCTAATTCTGGTACCCTAATAGACGATACTTCCGACCGGAGTCCTGAGGTCGAAGATACTTCGATTCAAGTGACCAATATCACCACTTCAAGTGGTTCGCAGGATTCGGTTGAGATGGGAGATGTGACCGCCGAAGTAGAAGAGAGAGACGACACGAAGAAGGAGGGATCTAGTTCCGAGGAATCGACGGGTACTAGTTTCGATGAGGATGATCTCAGCCCAACAACGCCCACGGACCAGGGGAATTCAGGCGGGGGTGGGACGCGAGCGAATACGGTTGGCCGTCAAGGTGAAGAATTCGTTATGGACTATTTGAAGGAGCTACTCGAGGAGGCCTTCGACGCGAACCCAGAAAGTGAGGAAATCCAGAGCGGATTCTGTCTTAGGGGGGAACACGATGGTGAGACTCAAGAGATCCAGATCGCTTTCGTTCCAGATAAGAGCGACCCTCATTGTGATATCCTCGTCACTGGGGCTTCGCTGCGGCGCAAAGAGGACGAACTGTTAGTTGAGTCAATCACTGCTAATGCACGAGCCTTAGTGGAGGTCAAGTCGGCAGCTGCTGAGAGTCGGACATTCGAATTGAGCGGTCTCGAGCATAGGGATGCGCAGAATCACTCCGGGGACTACTTTATTGTCCGCGTTGTTGACACCGAGAGCGAGAAGCGGCGAGTGGAGACAGTATTTGATTCGGTTCCGGAGTTGGAAACCCGGGTCACAAATGATAGTCGTCTAAAGTTAGAGAACTACACATACAACTATTCGCTGGTATTGTCTTATTGA
- a CDS encoding tyrosine-type recombinase/integrase, which produces MEPNDSGDLEPLTPEDGVSMYKQDRRDEVSEATLQSHGYRLQRFVEWCDERDIENLNEITGRDTHRFKLYRKAEVSPPTLKSQMDTLRVFLRFCEDIDAVRDGVAESVTSPTLDANEKQSGDILPSKRAADLLAYLDKYEYATHEHVIARLLWESGARTGSLLAIDLDDVRLRNAYIEIRHRPDTGTPLKNGAHGERDIALSSQLVGVLRDYIEEQRPEVTDEHGRKPLLATGHGRMTTNTFRYYTYQLTRPCVAGEECPHDRDPEECDARDRRYEASKCPSSRSPHALRRGAITHFLSEDVPDTVVSDRMNVSKETLDEHYDARSSRQKMNQRREHLPSFD; this is translated from the coding sequence ATGGAACCCAACGACTCCGGCGATCTCGAACCACTGACTCCAGAGGACGGCGTCTCGATGTACAAACAAGACCGACGTGACGAGGTTTCAGAAGCCACGCTCCAGTCGCATGGCTACCGGCTTCAGCGATTCGTCGAATGGTGCGACGAGCGGGATATCGAGAACCTGAACGAAATCACCGGCCGGGACACCCATCGATTCAAGCTCTACCGGAAAGCCGAGGTGAGCCCACCCACCCTGAAGAGCCAGATGGACACGCTCCGCGTGTTCCTCCGATTTTGCGAAGACATCGACGCGGTACGGGACGGCGTCGCCGAATCAGTGACGAGTCCGACGTTAGACGCCAACGAGAAACAGAGCGGCGACATCCTTCCCTCAAAGCGGGCCGCAGACCTTCTCGCGTATCTCGACAAGTACGAGTACGCGACCCACGAGCATGTGATCGCACGGTTACTCTGGGAATCCGGCGCGCGCACTGGCTCACTCCTGGCAATCGACCTCGACGACGTGCGCCTCAGAAACGCGTACATCGAAATCCGCCACCGTCCCGATACCGGAACGCCGCTGAAGAACGGAGCGCACGGCGAGCGGGATATCGCATTGTCGTCGCAGCTGGTCGGCGTGTTACGCGACTACATCGAGGAACAGCGCCCGGAGGTGACTGACGAGCACGGACGGAAGCCCCTGTTGGCGACTGGGCATGGCCGGATGACGACGAACACGTTTCGCTACTATACGTACCAGCTGACCCGCCCGTGTGTGGCCGGAGAGGAATGTCCGCATGACCGAGATCCTGAAGAGTGCGACGCGCGGGACCGACGGTACGAGGCGAGTAAATGTCCGTCATCGCGGTCGCCGCACGCGCTTCGGCGTGGCGCGATCACGCATTTCCTATCAGAAGACGTGCCCGATACAGTTGTGTCCGACAGAATGAACGTAAGCAAGGAAACACTCGATGAGCACTATGACGCGCGATCGTCACGGCAGAAAATGAACCAGCGGCGCGAACACCTGCCCAGTTTTGACTAG